The Chanos chanos chromosome 6, fChaCha1.1, whole genome shotgun sequence genome includes a region encoding these proteins:
- the parp3 gene encoding protein mono-ADP-ribosyltransferase PARP3 encodes MPPKRKSTRAAKAGGKKVKEEEPEAPQDAFRAAKEALKAATPQAKGKRKTDEHCGIVAEVYEDYDCMLNQTNIGHNNNKFYVIQVLQNGKNYYCWTRWGRVGEVGQSKLLGPVSSVDAAIKDFEKKFKDKTKNNWSERENFVSHPGKYTLIEVDGDQDAEVKVDTVDGVKKTVVQNTLPCTLDQSTQRFIKFIFNNDMFKDAMESMNLDIKKMPLGKLSKQQIAKGFEVLEEIEQAMKVKFSRTRLEELSSKFFTTIPHNFGRNRPPVIDTPAVIEAKKEMLLVLADIELAQSLKAETEKAMEEMVENVPHPIDQDYQSLKCQLTLMDKGSPEFKIIQKYLQATGSPHRKLTIVDVWEVDRSAEAERFSEHDCLENRRLLWHGTNVAVVAAILKSGLRIMPHSGGRVGRGIYFASENLKSAGYVSTSNNTGVMFLNEVALGREHTITQDDSSLRKAPEGYDCVVARGQVEPDPSKDVSIVLDGKTVAVPQGKAIPQPQYKDSHFYNSEYLIYKESQCRIRYVLELKF; translated from the exons ATGCCCCCGAAGAGAAAGTCTACCAGAGCTGCAAAGGCCGGTGGGAAGAAGGTCAAGGAGGAGGAGCCGGAGGCGCCGCAGGACGCGTTCAGGGCGGCCAAGGAGGCCCTGAAGGCCGCCACGCCGCAGGCCAAGGGCAAACGCAAGACAGACGAGCACTGCGGGATCGTCGCAGAG GTTTACGAGGATTATGACTGCATGCTGAACCAGACCAACATCggacataacaacaacaaattctACGTCATTCAAGTTTTACAGAATGGGAAGAATTACTACTGCTGGACAAGATGGGGCAGAGTG GGGGAGGTGGGTCAGTCCAAACTGTTAGGTCCTGTGTCAAGTGTTGACGCAGCAATCAAAGACTTCGAGAAGAAATTcaaggacaaaacaaagaacaactgGAGTGAGCGGGAGAACTTTGTCTCCCACCCTGGAAAGTACACACTGATTGAGGTGGACGGAGACCAGGATGCAGAGGTCAAA gtggACACTGTTGATGGAGTAAAGAAGACAGTTGTGCAGAATACATTGCCTTGCACTTTGGATCAGTCCACACAGAGATTCATTAAGTTCATCTTCAACAACGATATGTTCAAAGACGCCATGGAGAGCATGAACCTGG ACATTAAGAAGATGCCTTTGGGGAAGCTGAGTAAGCAGCAGATAGCCAAGGGGTTTGAAGTGCTGGAAGAAATCGAGCAGGCCATGAAGGTGAAGTTCAGTCGGACGCGTCTGGAGGAGCTTTCCTCCAAGTTCTTCACCACCATCCCACACAACTTCGGCCGCAACCGACCGCCGGTCATCGACACCCCAGCCGTCATAGAGGCCAAGAAAGAGATGCTTCTG GTCCTGGCAGACATCGAACTTGCCCAGAGTCTGAAGGCAGAGACTGAAAAAGCTATGGAAGAGATGGTGGAGAATGTGCCTCATCCCATAGACCAGGACTACCAGTCTCTCAAATGCCAACTTACACTCATGGACAAAGGCTCCCCTGAATTTAAG ATCATTCAGAAATATCTACAAGCTACTGGATCCCCCCACCGTAAGCTGACCATCGTGGATGTCTGGGAAGTTGACAGGAGTGCAGAG GCCGAGCGGTTCAGCGAACACGACTGTCTGGAGAACCGGCGGTTGTTGTGGCACGGCACTAACGTTGCCGTGGTTGCGGCCATCCTGAAGAGCGGGCTGAGAATCATGCCCCACTCCGGGGGCCGGGTCGGCCGCGGGATCTACTTCGCCTCGGAGAACCTCAAATCCGCAGGATACG TCTCCACCTCAAACAACACAGGGGTGATGTTTCTGAATGAGGTCGCTCTGGGGAGAGAGCACACGATCACTCAAGATGACTCCAGCTTGAGGAAAGCCCCCGAAGGATATGACTGTGTGGTAGCAAGGGGACAAGTTGAACCAG ATCCTTCCAAAGACGTGTCCATCGTTCTGGATGGTAAGACGGTCGCGGTCCCTCAGGGGAAAGCCATACCGCAGCCTCAGTACAAAGATAGTCATTTCTATAACAGCGAGTACCTTATCTACAAGGAGAGTCAGTGTCGAATCCGCTACGTCCTTGAGCTCAAGTTTTAA
- the gpr61l gene encoding probable G-protein coupled receptor → MEKVMSSSMLGAVSNRSGPNDSSNLWVPTRPTPPNVEVVTSSESQIKDLMGLFCMVTLNLAALLGNSGVMVAIARAPHMKKFAFVCHLCAVDLLCAVLLMPLGIVSSSPYFSTVVFTVLECQVYIFLNVFLICASILTVTAISVERYYYIVHPMRYEVKMTLNLAIGVMVLIWVKSILLALVTLFGWPAYGHQSSISAAHCSLHWSHSRLRKVFAILFSVLCFLVPAVVIFAVYCNVYKVARTAALQRVPMPTWAANPAKRRSDSINSQTTIITTNRSLPQRPSPERMFGGGKAAVTLVVIVGQFLLCWLPYFTFHLHLSLSSTLQSPGDIEEAVTWLAYSSFAVNPFFYGLLNRQIREELVKLRRCCSSRPVELGASSQEGSLQENFLQFLQRTTSRDDTRSSWANSSPRNTVDQGVQIPGQIPEEFS, encoded by the coding sequence ATGGAAAAAGTCATGTCGAGTTCCATGTTGGGTGCCGTGTCCAACCGTTCAGGGCCAAACGACTCCTCAAACCTGTGGGTCCCAACGAGACCCACCCCTCCAAACGTGGAGGTCGTCACCAGCTCGGAATCTCAGATCAAAGACCTGATGGGGCTCTTCTGCATGGTCACTCTAAACCTCGCTGCTCTGCTTGGCAACAGCGGCGTCATGGTGGCGATTGCCAGGGCCCCACACATGAAGAAATTTGCCTTTGTTTGCCACCTGTGCGCCGTAGACCTGCTTTGTGCCGTGTTGCTGATGCCTCTCGGGATTGTGTCCAGCTCCCCGTACTTCAGCACCGTGGTCTTCACGGTCTTGGAGTGTCAGGTCTACATCTTCCTCAATGTGTTCCTCATCTGCGCGTCCATTCTCACCGTCACGGCCATCAGCGTGGAGCGGTACTACTACATAGTCCATCCCATGCGCTACGAAGTGAAGATGACCCTTAACTTAGCGATCGGAGTCATGGTCCTAATATGGGTGAAGTCTATCCTGCTGGCCCTGGTGACTTTGTTCGGTTGGCCAGCCTACGGACACCAGAGCTCCATCTCTGCCGCGCACTGTTCCCTGCACTGGAGCCACAGTCGCCTGAGGAAAGTGTTCGCCATCCTCTTTAGCGTGCTGTGTTTTCTCGTCCCCGCCGTGGTGATATTCGCCGTCTACTGCAACGTCTACAAAGTGGCACGGACTGCAGCCCTGCAGCGGGTTCCCATGCCGACCTGGGCGGCCAATCCCGCCAAGCGACGGTCGGACTCGATCAACAGCCagaccaccatcatcaccaccaaCCGGAGTCTGCCTCAGAGGCCATCCCCGGAGAGGATGTTTGGTGGTGGAAAGGCCGCTGTGACCCTAGTGGTCATCGTGGGGCAGTTCCTACTCTGCTGGCTGCCATATTTTACCTTCCACCTCCACCTGTCCCTAAGCTCCACCCTTCAGAGTCCCGGGGACATCGAGGAAGCGGTAACCTGGCTGGCGTACTCGTCGTTTGCGGTGAACCCGTTCTTCTACGGCCTGCTCAACAGGCAGATCCGGGAGGAACTGGTAAAGCTGAGACGTTGTTGCTCTTCCAGACCGGTGGAACTCGGTGCCTCCAGCCAGGAGGGCTCCTTGCAGGAGAATTTCCTCCAGTTCCTTCAGCGGACCACCAGCAGAGATGACACCAGGTCCAGCTGGGCGAACTCCAGTCCAAGAAACACCGTGGACCAGGGAGTCCAGATCCCTGGACAGATACCCGAGGAGTTTAGCTGA